A single region of the Eremothecium gossypii ATCC 10895 chromosome V, complete sequence genome encodes:
- the VMA3 gene encoding H(+)-transporting V0 sector ATPase subunit c (Syntenic homolog of Saccharomyces cerevisiae YEL027W (VMA3)) produces the protein MSELCPVYAPFFGAIGCAAAIVFTSFGAAYGTAKSGVSICATCVLRPDLLFKNIVPVIMAGIIAIYGLVVSVLVCYSLGQKQALYTGFIQLGAGLSVGLSGLAAGFAIGIVGDAGVRGNAQQPRLFVGMILILIFAEVLGLYGLIVALLLNSRATQDVTC, from the coding sequence ATGAGTGAGTTGTGTCCGGTCTATGCTCCATTTTTTGGCGCTATTGGTTGTGCTGCGGCGATAGTGTTCACGTCTTTCGGTGCTGCGTATGGTACTGCTAAATCCGGTGTGAGCATTTGCGCGACATGTGTTCTAAGGCCAGATTTGCTATTCAAAAACATCGTGCCAGTGATTATGGCGGGTATCATTGCAATCTACGGGTTGGTGGTGTCTGTTTTGGTGTGTTACTCTTTGGGTCAGAAACAAGCATTGTACACTGGTTTCATACAGCTTGGTGCCGGGTTGTCCGTCGGGCTCAGTGGGCTTGCTGCGGGGTTTGCTATCGGAATTGTGGGTGATGCGGGTGTGCGTGGAAATGCGCAGCAGCCTCGTCTATTTGTGGGTATGATtttgattttgatttttGCTGAAGTCTTGGGTTTGTACGGCTTGATCGTGGCTTTGTTGTTGAACTCCAGAGCGACTCAAGATGTCACCTGTTAG
- the POL32 gene encoding DNA polymerase delta subunit POL32 (Syntenic homolog of Saccharomyces cerevisiae YJR043C (POL32)), translated as MSDSIQEFLNVQLIQNCQLATVTDLADKFGLDAGAAKSALLAYHSATKNKEVHRLIVCVYSTGTIRVVCDDDDVPREDLADVFLYGLSPSSSLAISANVRSNPTLRNPYTLVAVPDDEAAAEPPQRSRTQAADAGPRPNLRGNQTYPAAAKPSPSKAGTAQAKAGKFDSGLRSTAIIARMREDREKKERERQEELKKRRQKSTIVTEEKKLQIAKLAQLFDGDSDSGDEEMDGRDEETVLAPLPPVSAPDVAAPAAAPDQTLDLEALLDTTADESLLSIHPDQNSPTRGSQDHASTLTSLDAQPQSTTDEDGYLVTTKILPSAPPAALPSGAKRPAQRAGGPPSKSAKTAPASKKVQSSLMNFFKKK; from the coding sequence ATGAGCGACAGCATACAGGAGTTCTTGAATGTGCAGCTGATCCAAAACTGCCAGTTGGCGACCGTGACGGACCTGGCGGATAAATTTGGTCTGGACGCGGGCGCAGCAAAGAGCGCGCTCCTGGCATATCACTCTGCCACCAAGAATAAAGAGGTACATCGGCTTATTGTATGCGTGTACAGCACAGGAACAATTCGGGTGGTCTGcgatgatgatgatgtGCCCAGGGAAGACCTGGCTGATGTGTTCCTGTACGGTTTGAGCCCATCAAGCAGCTTGGCCATCTCCGCGAACGTGCGCAGTAACCCCACGCTGAGGAACCCGTATACGCTGGTGGCAGTGCCTGATGATGAGGCTGCGGCCGAGCCACCGCAACGATCACGGACACAGGCTGCGGATGCAGGGCCGCGCCCCAACCTGCGCGGGAACCAGACATACCCTGCCGCAGCCAAACCTTCCCCTTCCAAGGCAGGGACGGCACAGGCCAAAGCGGGTAAGTTCGATAGTGGATTACGTTCTACAGCCATCATTGCACGCATGCGCGAAGACAgggagaagaaggagcgCGAGAGACAGGAGGAGCTCAAGAAACGCCGCCAGAAGAGTACAATTGTTACAGAGGAAAAGAAACTGCAGATCGCCAAGTTAGCGCAGCTGTTTGACGGCGACTCCGACAGCGGTGACGAGGAAATGGATGGCCGCGACGAAGAGACGGTGCTTGCCCCCCTGCCACCCGTTTCCGCGCCCGATGTtgctgcaccagctgctgcgccagaTCAAACCCTCGATCTagaggcgctgctggacacCACCGCGGATGAATCGCTGCTATCGATACATCCAGATCAGAATTCCCCCACGCGAGGATCGCAAGATCATGCGAGTACATTGACGTCGCTCGACGCACAGCCACAGAGCACTACAGATGAGGACGGCTACCTCGTTACCACTAAGATCCTGCCATCAGCACCGCCGGCGGCGTTGCCTTCAGGCGCCAAGAGACCCGCGCAACGCGCCGGAGGTCCTCCCTCAAAGAGCGCGAAGACAGCGCCTGCTTCAAAGAAGGTCCAATCCTCTTTGATGAACTTCTTCAAGAAGAAATAG
- the BUD16 gene encoding putative pyridoxal kinase BUD16 (Syntenic homolog of Saccharomyces cerevisiae YEL029C (BUD16)), producing MPRVLATQSHVVHGYVGNKAATFPLQYLGWDVDCVNSVQFSNHTGYGIDKVFGSVTSSSELECLFNGVLSLASTGSQYDGILSGYLPNSHSVRTMGYYYQQLKRQNSRLLWLMDPVMGDEDQLYVDKDVVPAYRELVESGSVDILTPNQFEMELLHGRKIASLQELEGAIKSIHRHVPIIVVTSLSPSVFADPDHVYCVASVRGSACNFYRVPLIDSYFTGVGDLFSALLLHSAYGSLLQKQRNFAEDINWALNIVQQVLENTRQMSAVKSRAVIGHAPSMLKMELRIVESRNFFRWRDSWSAEERDFKWFPCTS from the coding sequence ATGCCGCGTGTCCTAGCTACGCAGTCGCACGTAGTGCATGGTTATGTCGGCAACAAAGCGGCCACGTTCCCTCTTCAATACCTCGGCTGGGACGTTGACTGTGTTAACTCCGTGCAGTTCTCTAACCACACGGGGTACGGGATAGACAAGGTGTTTGGTTCCGTTACCAGTTCCAGTGAACTGGAGTGTCTCTTCAACGGAGTTTTGAGCCTGGCATCAACCGGTTCCCAGTATGACGGTATACTTTCCGGTTACCTACCGAATAGCCATTCTGTACGCACAATGGGCTATTATTACCAGCAGCTCAAAAGGCAGAATAGTCGGCTGCTGTGGCTGATGGACCCGGTGATGGGCGATGAAGACCAGCTCTACGTGGACAAGGACGTGGTGCCCGCATACAGAGAGCTTGTAGAATCTGGCAGCGTCGACATACTCACGCCGAATCAATTTGAAATGGAGTTGCTACACGGCAGGAAAATCGCAAGCCTCCAGGAACTGGAAGGTGCAATCAAGAGCATACATCGCCACGTCCCAATTATTGTGGTCACGTCGCTGTCCCCATCGGTGTTCGCGGATCCCGACCATGTATATTGCGTTGCGTCAGTCCGCGGCTCTGCATGCAACTTCTACAGGGTCCCTCTCATCGACTCCTACTTCACAGGCGTGGGCGACCTCTTCtccgcgctgctgctgcacagCGCCTATGGCTCCCTACTGCAGAAACAGCGCAATTTTGCCGAGGATATTAATTGGGCTCTAAATATCGTCCAGCAGGTATTGGAGAACACGCGTCAGATGTCTGCTGTCAAGTCACGGGCAGTCATCGGACACGCCCCTTCGATGTTGAAAATGGAACTCCGCATTGTGGAAAGCAGAAACTTCTTCCGGTGGCGAGATTCTTGGTCAGCAGAAGAGCGCGACTTCAAGTGGTTCCCGTGCACGTCCTGA